From Macrobrachium nipponense isolate FS-2020 chromosome 6, ASM1510439v2, whole genome shotgun sequence, a single genomic window includes:
- the LOC135216623 gene encoding another transcription unit protein-like, giving the protein MASSASSCSSSSEQSKKTGVRHNSTSLGSSSSEQSKKPGVRHKSTSLGSSSSKQSKKTGVRHKSTSLGNSSSEHSKKTGVRHNSTYLESSSSEQSKKTGIRHNSTSLGSSSSKQRSSSSEQCRKTGVRHNSTYLGSSSSEQRKKIGVRHNSTCLGSSSSKQSRKTGVRHNSTYLGSSSSEQRSSSSEQSNKTGVRHNSTYLGSSSSEQKSSSHVQSKKTGVRHNSTYLGSSSSEQSKKTGVRHNPTSLGSSSSEQSKKTDVRQNSTSFGSSSSEQSNKTGVRHNSTSLGSSSSEQSKKTDVRHNSTSFGSSSSEQSNKTGVRHNSTSLGSSSSEQSKKTDVRQNSTSFGSSSSEQSKIRTVRHNSSCDHDSLNMVMQLQASS; this is encoded by the exons atggcttcatcagcctcctctt GCAGTTCATCATCTGAGCAGAGTAAGAAAACAGGTGTTAGGCACAATTCAACTTCTTTAGGAAGTTCATCATCTGAGCAGAGTAAGAAACCAGGTGTTAGGCACAAATCAACTTCTTTGGGAAGTTCATCATCTAAACAGAGTAAGAAAACAGGTGTTAGGCACAAGTCAACTTCTTTGGGAAATTCATCATCTGAGCACAGTAAGAAAACAGGTGTTAGACACAATTCAACTTATTTAGAAAGTTCATCATCTGAGCAGAGTAAGAAAACAGGTATTAGGCACAATTCAACTTCTTTAGGAAGTTCATCATCTAAGCAGC gaagttcATCATCTGAGCAGTGTAGGAAAACAGGTGTTAGACACAATTCAACTTATTTAGGAAGTTCATCATCTGAGCAGAGAAAGAAAATAGGTGTTAGACACAATTCAACTTGTTTAGGAAGTTCATCATCTAAGCAGAGTAGGAAAACAGGTGTTAGACACAATTCAACTTATTTAGGAAGTTCATCATCTGAGCAGA GAAGTTCATCATCTGAGCAGAGTAACAAAACAGGTGTTAGACACAATTCTACTTATTTAGGAAGTTCATCATCTGAGCAGA AAAGTTCATCACATGTGCAGAGTAAGAAAACAGGTGTTAGACACAATTCAACTTATTTAGGAAGTTCATCATCTGAGCAGAGTAAGAAAACAGGTGTTAGACACAATCCTACTTCTTTAGGAAGTTCATCATCTGAGCAGAGTAAGAAAACAGATGTTAGACAAAATTCAACTTCTTTTGGAAGTTCATCATCTGAGCAGAGTAACAAAACAGGTGTTAGACACAATTCTACTTCTTTAGGAAGTTCATCATCTGAGCAGAGTAAGAAAACAGATGTTAGACACAATTCAACTTCTTTTGGAAGTTCATCATCTGAGCAGAGTAACAAAACAGGTGTTAGACACAATTCAACTTCTTTAGGAAGTTCATCATCTGAGCAGAGTAAGAAAACAGATGTTAGACAAAATTCAACTTCTTTTGGAAGTTCATCATCTGAGCAGAGTAAGATTAGAACTGTTAGACACAATTCATCCTGTGACCATGACTCTTTAAACATGGTAATGCAACTGCAAGCCTCTTCATGA